One window from the genome of Sebastes umbrosus isolate fSebUmb1 chromosome 12, fSebUmb1.pri, whole genome shotgun sequence encodes:
- the LOC119499208 gene encoding MAGUK p55 subfamily member 7-like, whose amino-acid sequence MIPIPVNVLKASLCRWCICVCICVCLYVWAFCAPPPAGVCRLLSSVMSGTESHTDREEDYRFLHSMLMEKKLHLLFKIHERLKRFEKRSPVPVQEHAASLASDLAEELIYQGWRDEVKELVALFSKPNFKSLLSVHDAVAQRDFEPTLPPVPDDVQEDDEDSVKIVSLVKTKDPLGATIKRDKSTGAIVVARIMRGGAADKSGLIHEGDELKEVNGVSLEHRKPKEILPLLACSQGDITFKIIPASSKGEMSSNKKLFMRALFDYDPNEDPTVPCKDAAVAFKRGDILQIVSMEDDTWWQACHLGDSNARAGLIPSQQLHERRVALQRPKALFKPRQVKPPVMEDVDYGAITGIHIAGLRRSFRLGRKSSRAREAARSRRWSTGVRSSIHPPTYIEVIPYHRDPKDRHRLVVLVGPSGVGVNELKRRLLISDPDHYGVTVPYTTRERRRQENEGVDYHFVSVHMFEEDILNHRFVEYGRYRGHYYGTSLDSVHRVMAEGKVCLLDVHPNKIKHVYTSEFKPYVVFVKPPCIEELRLTRRRVKFICDDVDDKNSVRIFSEEDFEDMISLAETMESQCGHLFDKVIVNGDIAMAFRELKADLEKVEEADVQWIPAEWMCSSPTKVRRSCGLLDSWI is encoded by the exons ATGATCCCCATACCAGTGAATGTTTTAAAGGCTTCCCT GTGCAGgtggtgtatatgtgtgtgtatatgtgtgtgtttgtacgtgtGGGCGTTTtgtgctcctcctcctgcaggcgTGTGCAGGCTGCTATCGTCAGTGATGTCTGGAACAGAGTCTCATACAGACCGAGAGGAGGACTACAGGTTCCTCCACAGCATGTTGATGGAGAAGAAGCTTCACCTGCTCTTTAAG ATCCACGAGCGACTGAAGCGTTTTGAGAAGCGAAGCCCTGTTCCCGTCCAAGAGCACGCAGCGAGTCTGGCCTCAGAT TTGGCGGAGGAGCTGATATACCAGGGCTGGAGGGATGAAGTCAAAGAACTGGTTGCCCTCTTTTCCAAACCCAACTTTAAG AGTCTCCTGTCGGTCCACGACGCCGTAGCTCAGAGAGACTTTGAGCCCACTCTGCCACCGGTACCTGATGACGTACAGGAGGACGACGAGGATTCGGTCAAAATTGTCAGTCTAGTTAAAACCAAAGATCCCCTG GGGGCAACCATTAAGAGGGATAAATCCACTGGAGCAATTGTTGTGGCGAGGATCATGAGAGGAGGTGCAGCTGATAAAAGCG GTCTGATCCATGAAGGAGATGAGCTGAAAGAGGTGAATGGAGTCTCACTGGAGCACAGGAAGCCAAAGGAAATCCTTCCTCTTCTG GCTTGTTCTCAGGGGGACATTACCTTCAAAATAATTCCTGCCTCCTCCAAGGGAGAAATGTCATCTAATAAGAAG CTGTTTATGCGGGCTCTTTTTGACTACGATCCCAACGAGGATCCCACCGTTCCGTGCAAGGATGCAGCGGTGGCCTTTAAAAGGGGCGACATCCTCCAGATTGTCAGCATGGAGGATGACACCTGGTGGCAGGCCTGTCACCTCGGGGACAGCAACGCTCGGGCGGGGCTCATCCCCTCGCAGCAGCTCCATGAGAG GAGAGTTGCGCTACAGCGACCTAAAGCCCTGTTCAAGCCTCGACAAGTCAAACCACCAG TCATGGAGGATGTAGACTATGGAGCTATAACAGGGATCCACATTG cGGGTTTAAGAAGGAGTTTCCGACTCGGGAGAAAGAGCAGCCGGGCCAGAGAAGCGGCTCGGTCCAGGAGGTGGAGCACAGGGGTACGCAGCTCAATTCATCCCCCGACCTACATAGAGGTGATACCCTACCACAGAGACCCAAAGGACCGACACCGTCTGGTCGTCCTGGTCG GGCCCAGCGGCGTTGGCGTTAATGAACTGAAGAGGAGGCTCCTGATCTCCGACCCCGACCACTATGGCGTCACCGTACCGT ACACCACacgggagaggaggaggcaggagaaCGAAGGGGTGGATTATCACTTTGTGTCCGTTCATATGTTTGAAGAGGATATTCTCAATCATAG GTTCGTAGAATATGGGCGATACCGAGGACATTACTATGGAACAAGTCTAGACTCAGTGCACAGAGTGATGGCTGAGGGCAAGGTGTGCCTCCTGGATGTGCACCCTAAT AAAATAAAGCACGTGTACACATCTGAATTCAAACCGTACGTGGTGTTCGTGAAGCCCCCGTGCATCGAGGAGCTACGCCTCACCAGACGGAGAGTTAAATTCATCTGCGATGACGTCGACGACAAGAACTCAGTCAGGATCTTTTCA GAGGAGGATTTTGAGGACATGATCAGCTTGGCCGAAACTATGGAGAGCCAGTGCGGTCACTTGTTTGACAAGGTGATCGTTAACGGAGACATCGCCATGGCGTTCAGAGAGCTGAAGGCGGACCtggagaaggtggaggaggcAGACGTCCAGTGGATTCCTGCGGAGTGGATGTGCTCTTCACCAACAAAAGTGCGGAGGAGTTGTGGTCTTTTAGACAGCTGGATTTGA
- the LOC119498923 gene encoding ras-related protein Rab-18-B-like: MDDDVLTTLKLLIIGESGVGKSSLLLRFTEDTFDPDQSATIGVDFKVKTLAIDGNKAKLAIWDTAGQERFRTLTPSYYRGAQGVILVYDVTKRETFTKLENWLNELETYTTRNDIVKMLVGNKIDRDDHEVDRNEGLKFARKHSMLFIEASAKTKDGVQCAFEELVEKILQTPGLWESESQGQRVRLDDQEQGGGRACGGYCSIP, translated from the exons ATGGATGACGACGTGCTGACGACTCTGAAGCTGTTGATAATTGGAGAAAGTGGAGTCGGGAAGTcgag TCTCCTCCTGAGGTTCACAGAAGATACCTTTGATCCAGACCAGTCAGCCACAATAG GTGTGGATTTCAAAGTAAAGACTCTCGCAATAGATGGGAACAAAGCAAAGCTCGCCATCTGG GACACAGCCGGACAGGAAAGGTTTCGCACCCTGACACCCAGCTACTACCGCGGTGCACAGGGAGTCATACTTG TATATGACGTCACAAAGCGCGAGACTTTTACGAAGCTCGAAAACTGGCTGAATGAGCTGGAAACCTACACAACACGCAATGACATTGTGAAGATGCTTGTTGGGAACAAAATCGATCGG gATGACCATGAAGTGGACAGAAATGAGGGGCTGAAGTTTGCTCGGAAACACTCTATGCTTTTTATTG AGGCCAGTGCAAAGACCAAAGATGGCGTCCAGTGTGCCTTTGAGGAGCTTGTGGAGAAGATCCTCCAGACTCCGGGGCTTTGGGAGAGCGAAAGCCAGGGTCAGAGGGTCCGTCTGGATGACCAGGAGCAAGGCGGCGGCAGGGCATGTGGAGGATACTGTTCCATACCCTGA